A window of Erpetoichthys calabaricus chromosome 12, fErpCal1.3, whole genome shotgun sequence contains these coding sequences:
- the LOC114662330 gene encoding tripartite motif-containing protein 16-like, with product MMEELPGTTPSLSRTGNVDCDFCTGQKSKAAKSCLTCLASFCETHVQLHFEGGAWQHHELVNPVGDLRQKLCAKHQKCVEVFCRTDRVCICYLCAATDHKNHVTVELELERSEQQKLLDESLLEIKKETVERQKELEAMECSKRLIKKSAERDMKECKDAFHALLCSIDEVHRKVMEYISDLEKRELRRAEEAMKQLEKEIEELKRRDAELTKLSETDDHIHFLQAYSVYQMQPEEKDPLHFIAYTDFFSMSMKNAIHNVKERIEKISQHGREQNPMSASFLPQTFPQTREQFLECSCSLSLDPNTANKFLYLSEGNRRMTLVHTSQPYPDHPERFDWWSQVLCTQGLFRSCFYWEVQWTGSKAVIGVTYRGINRKEKCDTCILGQNGKSWSLRCSDSGFSAQHNKKETKITAHPCHRIGVYLDCPAGSLSFYSVSDTMTHLYSFRSTFKEPLYPGFWVYSHKSSITICQLK from the exons atgatggaggAGCTACCGGGGACCACACCTAGCCTCTCTCGGACTGGAAATGTGGACTGCGATTTCTGCACTGGTCAGAAATCCAAAGCGGCCAAGTCCTGCCTGACCTGCCTAGCTTCATTCTGTGAGACTCACGTCCAGCTTCACTTCGAGGGGGGAGCTTGGCAACATCACGAGTTGGTGAACCCAGTGGGAGATCTGCGCCAGAAGCTGTGCGCTAAACACCAGAAATGCGTGGAAGTGTTCTGCAGGACGGATCGCGTGTGCATCTGTTATTTGTGCGCTGCGACTGACCATAAAAATCACGTTACAGTTGAGCTAGAGCTGGAGCGGAGTGAGCAACAG AAGCTGCTTGACGAATCACTACTAGAAATCAAGAAGGAGACCGTGGAAAGACAGAAGGAGCTGGAGGCGATGGAATGTTCTAAACGCCTCATTAAG AAGTCAGCAGAGAGAGATATGAAGGAATGTAAGGATGCCTTCCATGCCTTGCTCTGCTCCATTGATGAAGTCCACAGGAAAGTCATGGAGTACATCAGCGATCTAGAGAAGCGAGAACTGAGGAGAGCTGAAGAAGCCATGAAACAACTGGAAAAGGAGATAGAGGAactgaagaggagagatgctgagctgACTAAGCTTTCCGAGACAGATGACCACATCCACTTCCTCCAG gCATATTCGGTTTACCAAATGCAGCCTGAAGAGAAAGACCCACTCCACTTCATTGCCTATACAGACTTCTTTTCAATGAGCATGAAAAATGCCATCCATAATGTGAAAGAGCGAATTGAAAAGATCTCCCAGCATGGAAGAGAACAAAATCCTATGTCGG cttCCTTCTTGCCTCAGACATTTCCACAAACCAGAGAACAGTTTTTAGAAT GCTCCTGCTCGCTTTCCTTGGAcccaaacacagcaaacaaattccTCTACCTTTCAGAAGGGAACAGAAGGATGACTCTGGTGCACACTTCTCAGCCATATCCAGACCACCCAGAGAGATTTGACTGGTGGTCCCAAGTCCTCTGCACACAGGGTCTTTTTAGGTCATGCTTTTACTGGGAGGTGCAATGGACTGGAAGCAAGGCTGTCATTGGAGTCACATACAGAGGGATTAACAGGAAAGAGAAATGTGACACGTGTATCCTTGGACAGAATGGCAAATCCTGGAGTTTGAGATGTTCTGATTCTGGCTTCTCTGCCCAACATAATAAGAAGGAAACTAAAATCACTGCACATCCTTGCCACAGAATAGGAGTGTATCTTGACTGTCCAGCTGGCTCTTTGTCCTTTTATAGTGTCTCGGACACAATGACCCACCTGTACAGCTTTAGAAGCACTTTCAAGGAGCCCCTATATCCTGGTTTCTGGGTTTATTCCCATAAATCAAGTATCACAATCTGCCAGTTAAAGTAG
- the LOC114661946 gene encoding ribonucleoside-diphosphate reductase subunit M2 B-like — translation MEAPHLHLGGKPSENGFVTKQETSEAAEEPLLKENPRRFVIFPIQYPDIWKMYKQAQASFWTVEEVDLSKDLAHWDRLKPEEKYFISHILAFFAASDGIVNENLVSRFSQEVQVPEARCFYGFQILIENVHSEMYSLLIDTYIRDLKEREFLFNAIETMPCVKKKADWALQWVSDKHSTFGERIVAFAAVEGIFFSGSFAAIYWLKKRGLMPGLTFSNELISRDEGLHCNFACLMFKNIANKPSEERVKNILLSAVSIEQEFLTQSLPVNLIGMNCTLMKQYIEFVADRLLTDLGFSKFFKSENPFDFMESISLEGKTNFFEKRVAEYQRLGVMSGAMDTTFTLDADF, via the coding sequence ATGGAAGCACCCCATCTGCATTTAGGAGGTAAACCAAGTGAGAATGGTTTTGTTACAAAACAAGAGACATCCGAAGCGGCAGAGGAACCTTTACTTAAAGAAAACCCACGCCGTTTTGTAATATTCCCCATCCAGTACCCagatatttggaaaatgtacaaacAAGCCCAGGCATCTTTTTGGACCGTCGAAGAGGTCGATTTATCAAAAGACCTTGCCCACTGGGACAGATTAAAACCGGAggagaaatattttatttctcataTTTTGGCCTTCTTTGCTGCTAGTGATGGAATTGTTAATGAGAATCTGGTTTCCAGGTTCAGTCAGGAGGTGCAGGTCCCTGAAGCTCGATGTTTCTATGGATTTCAGATCCTCATAGAAAATGTACACTCCGAAATGTACAGCCTTCTGATAGACACGTATATCAGAGATCTGAAGGAGAGGGAATTTCTGTTTAATGCCATTGAGACTATGCCGTGTGTGAAAAAGAAAGCTGACTGGGCACTTCAGTGGGTCTCTGACAAACACTCAACTTTCGGGGAGCGGATAGTAGCATTTGCAGCAGTAGAAGGGATCTTCTTCTCTGGTTCTTTTGCTGCGATATATTGGCTGAAAAAAAGAGGATTAATGCCTGGGCTTACGTTCTCTAATGAGCTCATTAGCAGAGACGAGGGCCTCCACTGCAACTTTGCCTgcttaatgtttaaaaatattgccAACAAACCATCAGAGGAACGAGTAAAAAACATCCTTTTAAGTGCTGTTAGTATTGAACAGGAGTTTCTCACTCAGTCATTGCCCGTGAATCTCATTGGAATGAATTGCACTTTGATGAAGCAGTATATAGAATTTGTGGCTGATCGTCTATTAACAGACCTAGGATTCTCAAAATTCTTCAAATCTGAAAATCCTTTTGACTTTATGGAGTCCATTTCTCTTGAAGGAAAAACCAACTTCTTTGAAAAGCGGGTTGCAGAGTATCAGAGACTTGGGGTGATGTCGGGTGCAATGGACACCACCTTCACACTAGATgctgacttttaa